One stretch of Clavelina lepadiformis chromosome 6, kaClaLepa1.1, whole genome shotgun sequence DNA includes these proteins:
- the LOC143461551 gene encoding stalled ribosome sensor GCN1-like isoform X2 codes for MESIKKFLLHSNTSKVNERVELIDEVLQFLSSKPDVADGVLRACMSGLFVTLGLYQDQLSRRKCISLIDCLLKKFSSVSVPGLINGLDAVAQQSVMRTPNRSESAKALVALSWTCKIASTCFVMDPPKSSEWNKLVEVQARLYFSAQASQSKSICESAMRKMIVLWKQIPEAFQKYSGVLLTSDSNFANFVLLGALSAFDKTSFESRKDDIISSFVKSIIICKVPVESHALVGCASVVKEIDHTNFQNVIIPAMQKALLRSPENVLQTIKSMMRNVSIDLSRHALILVKMLAAQLISKNDANRQVAEAAVTALSIQCSDAEAVGETAKYLFGVLKGSEGKLSVAGQKLSVLHAIAGLSQSPIGGGQSAVELVRSVVVQFLPFLQQEVHEGTLVEAANAMVGWCSKLRSDVPHELIDWFAKAPALKVSTPNVRTAYIDCMIATFKMDNIQMVEKLIPYLLQSVEKASQMHSQVSLVTEALYASCILIKLENIEFKKSYKFNNFWTTILDGKKSLFTSVKFLQNASDDALLKLENLIFHLFLDSPQKMQGDAAKPYYKSLTHILLNKPWPLRNAVMKTIKKLIASFEGYDHCVALLMELRSVLELPHVLNFETVDENSEAPGITVIPRRYENALRCIVDAPGFKTDESNAQKMALLLLTDAYQPCIRFVNNHLWTDFLFKAKFDAHDFIEANMVAITNLLIKVSENTKASLAALADVVRIAPDVMMPVLTKELLDVLQLPDLSNVTRREYEIMTTPEGSLYNMAIIDSAPKIGSNKNVKRENKAYSYKDQLMEEELRKELELKKKQRDTGGVQGSGGHGPSTSDILKQQNLSKKQKEMVEQEVEKEAAIRKKLQQVDAKFQKACNMFKAIVGVSDITSGLPEHVVALISPLLSLLSSSLCSTRAQDLFVSLNNIITPVDLRPVGLQTAFVTLRLYKPVSDVNIHWCYEELDKNVIRINTKLVKTFQTASAPAATYCYFFPFLHHLLLNDGAVIDSDVEAMCSALRLVLKHVKVHAREKILQRAWIIKSMCKLIGTSLVQVQLLATEVLEATCEATQTSNTIMDEVELLLQALLSPVVGLRSAALKGLILLQNNLRSLSAENTTQLHIVRRVWIAKHDCEEDNQKYANDLWKKLRYKLHSSICTDILEDVQHHEPVIQEAAAASLHSSLELHEELTPLVLQQLIDIYNEKLDQPPPVLDQLGRVISESPPDEYQARIGVAFCLSKISPLLPEDQIESLFSFFVPDALGDRHPEVRSKMLDAALQAVNDHGKDSTSILLQVFEDFLKQAPTSERYDTVRQSVVILLGTLARHLDKDNPKVKPIVAKLTETLSTPSQPVQQAVANCLPALVPSIKADAPNIVRKLLVILLESDNYGERKGAAYGLAGMVKGLGIISFKQLDIMTKLTDAIQDKKNYRHREGALLAFEMFCTMLGRLFEPYIVHVLPYLLLCFGDGNQYVREAADNTARAVMRNLSAHGVRLVLPSLLNALNTDDSWRTKTGSAELLGAMAFCAPKQLSACLPSIVPKLCEVLTDSHPKVQKAGQQALKQIGSVIRNPEIQDISDVLLAALSDPSKKTSKCLHMLLNTKFVHFIDAPSLALILPVVERAFQDRSTDTRKMAAQIIGNMYSLTDEKDLTPYLPAIIPGLKNTLLDPVPEVRAIAAKALGAMVKGTGESQFEDLLPWLMEKLTSEQTSVDRSGAAQGLSEVLASLGMEKLDKLMPEVIKTAQSENILPSVRDGYIMLFVYLPLTFGDRFVKYIGDAIQPILKALADENEFVRATALCAGQRIIAQFAENAIPVLLPELEKGLFDDNWRIRLSSIQLLGDLLYHISGVTGKMSATGEEDDNFGTAEGFKALVETLGQDRRDLVLSGLYMGRLDVALHVRQSALHVWKIIVPNTPRILREILPTLFKLLLGCLASQSYDKRQVAAKTLGDIVRKLGERMLPELIPILERGLDSDEASQRQGVCIGLTEIIKSCSKDAIVVFTDNLVPTVRKALCDSLPGVRTSASITFEHLHNTIGVQALDEILPSLLRQLQDEATSEYAVDGLRQIIAVKGKVVLPFIVPKLIEPPVDTEVLAFLSSVAGEALTRHLPSILKAFLSALVEADNSENFSTVLKDARKVLVSVEGEHGNRIVIDDLLLGIKNQDPQMRYISLVLLHAFCKETSADFGDYVSVFMQTCIKLLADREVRIQSEAWDTLSAVTATLDSADMQKHISSVRYALRYVKNDEEVVKTGVLPGFCLPKKGLAPILPIFREGILNGAPDLKEQAAKGIGECIMFLTPAALKPSVVNITGPLIRILGDRFSSNVRIAVLETLSLLLKRVGVFLKPFLPQLQTTFSKALQDPNRPVRLQAGIALAHLSSIHTRVDPLFNELNNSVNSADDVSIRETSLQAMRGCIANGGKKLSEKVKSDLKSTLLTLLSNDEDVSRSSAAGCLGNLCSFISDDELAEIITKHVLAKDASASWALRQGRSTLLAVILKEAPNKIMTDQWEKKVLDQIQNHATMDRAQIITDGIHAAAYLLVHYTQESKDIPKQVTESLKFGLEHGSNDMRIETARSVNWSGRQLARPVESESTNGISENTLNFMISLLLVLTREKNPSVRTAGEYAIVSLLKLRENERIMQKCAASLPSSVASGLLELFKQKLKRVIASTELLDDIDNSIIKT; via the exons ATTCCAGAAGCTTTTCAGAAGTATAGTGGAGTGTTGCTGACAAGTGATTCAAATTTTGCCAACTTTGTTTTACTAGGAGCCTTATCTGCATTTGATAAAACTTCTTTTGAATCAAGGAAAGATGATATCATTTCATCTTTTGTGAAATCGATCATTATATGCAAAGTACCAGTTGAATCCCATGCACTG GTTGGTTGTGCATCTGTTGTAAAAGAGATTGACCATACAAATTTCCAAAACGTTATCATTCCTGCAATGCAAAAAGCTCTTTTAAGAAGTCCAGAAAATGTTCTTCAAA CAATCAAAAGCATGATGAGAAATGTGTCCATTGATCTCAGTCGTCACGCTCTCATCCTTGTGAAGATGTTGGCAGCCCAACTGATTTCtaaaaatgatgcaaatcGCCAAGTTGCTGAAGCTGCTGTAACTGCACTTTCAATTCAATGCAGTGACGCCGAAGCTGTTGGAGAAACAGCCAAATATCTCTTTGGTGTTTTGAAAG GATCAGAAGGGAAACTGTCTGTTGCTGGCCAGAAGCTTTCTGTACTTCATGCCATTGCTGGTCTTAGTCAAAGCCCCATTGGCGGTGGACAGTCAGCTGTTGAACTTGTTCGCTCTGTTGTGGTTCAGTTCCTTCCGTTTTTACAGCAG GAAGTCCATGAAGGAACATTAGTTGAGGCTGCAAATGCCATGGTTGGATGGTGTTCGAAACTGCGCAGTGATGTCCCTCATGAGCTCATTGATTGGTTTGCAAAGGCTCCTGCTTTAAAAGTTTCCACTCCAAATGTTCGGACGGCTTACATTGATTGTATGATTGCCACTTTTAAAATGGATAACATTCAGATG GTTGAAAAACTGATCCCTTACCTTCTTCAAAGCGTGGAAAAAGCCAGCCAGATGCATTCTCAAGTGTCCCTTGTTACTGAAGCTCTCTATGCCTCATGCATATTGATTAAACTTGAAAACATTGAATTCAAAAAAT cttacaagtttaacaatttttggaCAACTATTTTGGATGGGAAAAAATCCTTGTTTACAAGTGTCAAATTTCTACAAAATGCCTCTGATGATGCTCTTTTGAAACtggaaaatttgattttcCATCTCTTCTTAGACAGCCCCCAGAAGATGCAAGGAGATGCTGCcaa GCCTTATTACAAGAGTTTGACACACATTCTTCTCAACAAGCCATGGCCTCTGCGAAACGCCGtgatgaaaacaataaaaaagttgatcGCTTCATTTGAAG GGTATGACCACTGTGTTGCACTTCTTATGGAATTAAGAAGTGTGTTGGAGCTCCCTCATGTGCTCAATTTTGAGACGGTTGATGAAAATTCAGAGGCACCAGGAATAACTGTCATTCCACGAAGGTATGAAAATGCCTTGCGTTGCATTGTTGATGCTCCCGGATTCAAAACGGATGAGAGTAATGCCCAGAAAATGGCACTTCTGCTTCTAACTGACGCTTATCAACCATGTATAA GGTTTGTTAACAATCACCTCTGGACAGATTTCCTCTTCAAAGCTAAATTTGATGCTCATGATTTTATCGAAGCCAACATGGTTGCGATCACAAACTTGCTGATAAAAGTTTCAGAAAATACTAAA GCCAGTTTAGCGGCTTTAGCTGATGTAGTTCGTATCGCTCCTGATGTGATGATGCCAGTTCTGACAAAGGAACTGCTTGACGTCTTGCAACTACCTGACTTAAGTAATGTAACCAGGCGAGAGTACGAGATTATGACGACCCCGGAAGGGTCACTCTATAACATGGCAATCATAGACAG CGCACCAAAGATCGGATCGAATAAAAACGTAAAACGTGAAAATAAAGCTTACTCGTACAAAGATCAATTGATGGAGGAAGAACTCCGAAAAGAGCTTGAGCTCAAGAAGAAACAGAGGGACACTGGCGGGGTGCAAGGGTCGGGGGGTCATGGCCCCTCGACCTCAGACATTCTTAAACAGCAAAACCTGTCCAAGAAACAGAAGGAAATGGTGGAACAGGAAGTAGAGAAAGAAGCAGCCATTCGAAAGAAACTTCAACAG GTTGATGCTAAATTCCAAAAAGCATGCAACATGTTCAAGGCGATAGTTGGAGTTAGTGATATAACCAGTGGGTTACCTGAGCATGTGGTGGCTCTGATAAGCCCGTTATTATCCTTGCTCTCATCATCATTGTGTTCAACTCGTGCCCAAGACCTCTTTGTTTCTCTTAATAACATCATAACTCCCGTTGATCTTCGACCAGTAG GTCTTCAGACTGCATTTGTCACCTTAAGACTTTACAAGCCTGTTAGTGATGTCAATATACATTGGTGCTATGAAGAGTTGGACAAAAATGTTATCCgaataaacacaaaattggTTAAAACTTTTCAGACAG CTTCAGCTCCTGCTGCCACGTACTGCTATTTCTTCCCTTTCTTGCATCACTTGCTGCTGAATGATGGTGCCGTCATTGACAGTGATGTGGAGGCAATGTGTTCGGCTCTGCGCCTGGTGCTCAAACATGTTAAAGTTCATGCTCGTGAGAAAATATTGCAGAGAGCTTGGATTATCAAAAGTATGTGTAAGCTCATTGGGACTTCGTTGGTCCAAGTCCAGCTACTTGCAACTGAAGTTTTGGAAGCCACATGTGAGGCTACTCAAACCAG taacACCATTATGGATGAGGTTGAACTGCTGCTGCAAGCTTTGTTGTCCCCTGTAGTAGGTCTGAGAAGTGCAGCCCTGAAG GGTTTGATATTATTGCAAAACAACTTGAGATCACTGAGTGCAGAAAATACCACTCAACTCCATATTGTTCGACGTGTGTGGATTGCAAAGCATGATTGTGAAGAAGACAATCAAAAATATGCCAATGATCTGTGGAAAAAGCTTCGCTACAAACTTCACTCATCAATATGCACCGATATCTTG GAAGATGTTCAGCATCACGAACCAGTGATACAGGAAGCTGCTGCAGCGTCACTTCATTCATCACTGGAGCTCCATGAAGAGCTTACACCTCTTGTACTTCAGCAGCTCATTGATATTTACAATGAAAAGCTGGAT CAACCTCCTCCTGTGCTGGATCAGCTTGGCCGTGTCATCTCTGAATCTCCTCCTGATGAATATCAGGCCAGGATTGGAGTTGCTTTCTGTCTCTCAAAGATCTCGCCGCTTCTTCCGGAAGATCAAATTGAATCCCTTTTCTCGTTTTTCGTTCCTGACGCTTTGGGAGACCGACACCCTGAA GTCCGAAGCAAGATGCTGGATGCTGCCCTGCAAGCTGTCAATGACCATGGTAAGGATTCCACTTCAATTCTTCTGCAAGTTTTTGAGGATTTCCTTAAACAG GCTCCGACATCTGAACGTTACGACACTGTACGGCAAAGCGTGGTCATTTTGCTTGGTACCCTAGCACGACATCTTGACAAGGACAACCCGAAAGTTAAACCCATTGTAGCAAAACTCACTGAGACACTTTCAACACCATCACAGCCA GTACAGCAGGCCGTTGCAAACTGTCTCCCTGCATTGGTCCCATCCATAAAAGCAGATGCACCTAATATCGTGCGAAAGTTGCTGGTTATTCTTTTGGAGTCTGATAATTATGGCGAAAGAAAAG GGGCAGCATATGGGCTAGCTGGTATGGTGAAAGGACTTGGAATAATATCTTTCAAACAACTTGACATTATGACCAAGTTAACAGATGCCATTCAGGACAAGAAAAACTATAG GCATAGAGAAGGTGCATTGCTTGCTTTTGAAATGTTCTGCACAATGTTGGGTCGTCTTTTTGAGCCATATATTGTTCATGTATTACCATATTTACTGCTTTGCTTCGGAGATGGAAATCAGTATGTTCGTGAG GCGGCTGATAACACAGCTCGTGCAGTCATGCGAAACCTGAGTGCTCATGGTGTCAGACTTGTTCTTCCGTCCCTTCTCAATGCACTCAATACAGATGATTCGTGGAGAACAAAGACTGGTTCTGCTGAGCTTCTGGGAGCGATGGCTTTTTGTGCTCCAAAGCAGCTGTCAGCTTGCCTGCCAAGCATCGTACCAAAGCTGTGTGAGGTTCTCACAGATTCACACCCAAAAGTTCAGAAAGCTG GTCAGCAGGCTTTGAAACAAATCGGTTCAGTCATTCGCAATCCCGAAATCCAAGACATTAGTGATGTACTTCTGGCCGCCTTGAGTGACCCATCAAagaaaacttcaaaatgtttacacaTGCTTCTCAATACAAA aTTTGTCCACTTTATTGATGCACCTTCACTTGCATTAATTCTGCCGGTGGTTGAGCGCGCATTCCAGGATCGATCAACCGACACCCGCAAAATGGCCGCCCAGATTATTGGGAACATGTATTCACTCACGGATGAAAAG GATCTGACCCCTTACCTGCCTGCTATTATTCCCGGGTTGAAAAATACCCTCCTCGATCCAGTCCCTGAAGTGAGAGCGATTGCCGCAAAAGCACTCGGCGCAATGGTGAAAGGAACAGGAGAgtcacagtttgaagatcTTCTTCCTTGGTTGATGGAAAAATTAACATCAGAACAAACGTCCGTAGACAG atcTGGAGCCGCACAAGGCTTAAGCGAAGTATTAGCTTCACTGGGAATGGAAAAACTCGACAAACTTATGCCAGAAGTAATAAAAACTGCTCAATCTGAAAATATCCTGCCCAGTGTTAGGGACGGTTACATTATGCTTTTCGTTTATCTGCCTCTTACTTTCGGAGACCgttttgttaaatatattGGAGATGCCATTCAGCCGATTTTAAAG GCTCTTGctgatgaaaatgaatttgttCGCGCCACTGCTCTTTGTGCAGGACAACGCATTATTGCACAGTTTGCCGAAAATGCCATTCCCGTTCTTTTGCCTGAATTGGAAAAAGGATTGTTTGATGATAACTGGAGAATCAG ACTGAGCTCCATCCAGTTACTCGGTGATCTTCTCTACCACATCTCAGGAGTAACCGGGAAGATGAGCGCAACTGGCGAGGAAGATGATAATTTTGGAACTGCTGAAGGGTTCAAG GCTTTAGTTGAAACTCTGGGTCAAGATCGGAGAGACCTTGTTCTGTCTGGACTTTACATGGGAAGATTGGATGTTGCACTTCACGTGAGACAGTCAGCTCTTCATGTCTGGAAGATCATTGTCCCAAATACTCCCCGCATACTCCGTGAGATTCTTCCGACGCTTTTTAAACTTCTGCTAGGCTGCCTAGCGTCACAGAGTTATGACAAACGTCAG GTTGCTGCCAAGACCTTGGGTGATATTGTTCGCAAGTTAGGAGAGAGAATGCTCCCGGAATTGATCCCCATTTTGGAGCGTGGGTTGGATTCAGACGAGGCCTCACAGAGGCAAGGAGTCTGCATTGGTCTCACAGAGATAATAAAATCTTGCAGCAAAGACGCA ATTGTTGTTTTCACTGACAATTTGGTTCCAACTGTCCGTAAAGCTTTGTGTGATTCGTTACCGGGCGTACGGACTTCTGCATCTATTACATTCGAACACCTGCACAACACTATCGGTGTTCAGGCCTTGGATGAAATCTTACCATCTCTTTTGAGGCAACTAC AAGACGAAGCGACATCAGAATACGCCGTTGATGGTTTGAGACAAATAATCGCAGTGAAAGGAAAAGTCGTTTTACCGTTTATTGTACCCAAG CTTATAGAGCCGCCTGTTGATACTGAGGTTTTAGCTTTTCTTTCATCTGTGGCTGGCGAGGCACTGACCAGACATCTCCCTTCCATTCTCAAG GCATTTTTGTCAGCCCTTGTCGAGGCCGACAACTCTGAAAACTTTTCAACGGTTTTGAAAGACGCGCGGAAAGTTCTCGTGAGTGTCGAAGGCGAACACGGGAATCGAATCGTCATCGACGATTTGCTGCTTGGCATTAAGAACCAGGACCCGCAAATGCGCTACATATCGCTTGTTTTACTTCATGCTTTCTGCAAG GAGACCAGTGCCGACTTCGGTGATTATGTGTCTGTTTTCATGCAAACTTGCATCAAACTTCTTGCCGATCGCGAAGTTCGAATTCAATCAGAAGCCTGGGACACTTTGTCAGCGGTCACCGCTACCCTGGACTCGGCAGACATGCAAAAACATATCAGTTCTGTTCGCTATGCTCTTCGCTATGTTAAAAACGACGAAGAGGTTGTGAAAACTGGCGTTTTGCCTGGTTTCTGTTTACCGAAGAag ggTCTTGCGCCAATTCTACCCATATTCAGAGAAGGCATATTGAATGGTGCTCCAGATTTGAaagaacaggcagcgaaaggTATAGGGGAATGCATCATGTTTCTTACACCTGCTGCGTTGAAACCTTCCGTTGTCAACATTACAG GCCCACTCATTCGAATTCTGGGTGATCGTTTCAGTTCGAACGTCAGGATAGCTGTTCTTGAGACCCTCTCATTGCTGCTGAAAAGG GTTGGAGTGTTTTTGAAACCTTTCCTTCCCCAACTTCAAACTACATTCAGCAAAGCACTTCAGGATCCTAACAGACCAGTCCGCTTGCAAGCCGGCATCGCCCTCGCCCACCTGTCGTCAATCCACACAAGAGTCGATCCTTTATTTAACGAACTTAACAACAGCGTAAATTCTGCAGACGATGTGTCCATCAG AGAAACATCCCTGCAAGCTATGAGAGGCTGCATCGCAAATGGTGGAAAGAAACTGAGTGAAAAAGTTAAGTCAGAT CTAAAATCGACGCTATTAACACTGTTGAGCAATGATGAAGATGTTAGCAGATCTTCAGCTGCAGGTTGCCTTGGTAACCTGTGTTCATTCATCAGTGACGACGAATTGGCAGAAATCATAACTAAACATGTCTTGG CTAAAGACGCATCGGCCAGTTGGGCTTTGCGACAGGGTCGAAGCACGTTATTGGCGGTCATCTTAAAAGAAGCGCCTAACAAGATCATGACTGACCAATGGGAGAAGAAGGTTTTGGATCAAATTCAGAATCACGCGACCATGGACAGG GCGCAGATAATCACAGACGGCATACATGCGGCTGCTTATTTGCTTGTCCATTATACTCAGGAATCGAAAGACATTCCAAAACAAGTTACAGAGTCGTTGAAATTT GGGCTTGAGCATGGTTCCAATGACATGCGGATCGAAACTGCCCGTTCGGTCAATTGGAGCGGACGACAGCTCGCAAGACCGGTTGAGTCCGAATCAACCAACGGCATTTCGG AAAATACGCTCAATTTCATGATTAGTCTGTTGTTGGTTCTTACGCGTGAGAAGAATCCATCAGTGCGCACTGCTGGCGAGTACGCAATCGTTTCCCTTCTGAAACTCCGCGAAAACGAGCGGATCATGCAG AAATGTGCTGCAAGTTTGCCGAGCTCGGTTGCTTCAGGCCTGCTCGAGCTTTTCAAGCAGAAACTGAAGAGAGTGATCGCATCAACCGAACTTCTTGATGATATTGATAACAGCATAATAAAAACCTAG